A window of Candidatus Dependentiae bacterium genomic DNA:
AGCAGGTGACGGTACAACAACCGCAACCGTGCTTGCGCAAGCGATATTCCGTGAAGGTAACAAATTTGTTACTGCCGGTGCAAACCCAATGGAACTTAAACGCGGTATTGATAAAGCAGTTCTTGCTGTCGTAAAACACATCAAAGAAAATGCAAAACCAATCAGCGATAAAAAAGAAATCGAACAAATTGCTACTATTTCTGCTAACTCAGACGAAGTTGTTGGACAGCAAATTGCTGTTGCAATGGAACGTGTGGGACGCGATGGTGTGATCACCGTTGAAGAAGCAAAAGGTATGCAAGATGAATTAGATGTTGTTGAAGGCATGCAATTTGATCGTGGTTATCTATCACCATACTTTGTCACCAACACCGAAAAAATGGAAGCTACTTTTGATAGCCCTTTCATCTTGATCTACGAAAAAAAGATCAGCAGCATGAAGAGCTTGCTTCCGACGCTTGAGTTTGTTGCAAAAGCTGGTCGTTCATTAGTAATTATTGCTGAAGATGTTGAAGGCGAAGCGCTTGCAACATTGGTAGTCAACAAATTGCGTGGCACCATTAATGTTGCAGCAGTTAAAGCTCCTGGCTTTGGCGATCGTCGTAAAGCTATGCTTGAAGACATTGCAGTGTTAACTGGTGGCAAATTAGTGTCTGATGATCTTGGGTTGAAGCTTGAAAGCGTCACCTCATACGATCTTGGTACCGCTAAAAAAGTAGTTATCACAAAAGATAATTGCACTATCATTGAAGGCCAAGGATTAGTCGAATCAATCAAAGGCCGTGTTCTACAAATTAGAGCACAAATTGATAACACTGAATCTGATTACGATAAAGAAAAAATGCTCGAACGTTTAGCTAAATTAGCTGGCGGCGTTGCAGTAATCAAAGTAGGTGCAGCAACTGAAACCGAAATGAAAGAAAAGAAAGACCGTATCGAAGATGCGCTCCACGCGACTCGTGCAGCAATCGAAGAAGGTATTGTCGCTGGTGGTGGTGTTGCATTAATTCGCGCACAATCAGCAGTAGATGCATTGACACTTGAAGGTGATGAAAAGCTTGGCGCACACATTGTTCGTCGTTCATTAGAAGAACCTTTACGTATCATTGTAAGCAATGCTGGTTTTGAAGCTTCTGTTGTTACCAACAAAGTTAAAGAATCAACAGGTTCTATGGGCTTTGATGCAAAGAAGGGCGTATACGTTGATATGATCGCTGCTGGTATTATTGATCCTGCAAAAGTGACTCGCTCTGCGATTCAATATGCGGCATCAATTGCTGGCTTGCTCTTGACAACCGAAGCGACGATTTGCGAACTTCCTGAAGAGAAAAAGGAAGCTCCTG
This region includes:
- the groL gene encoding chaperonin GroEL (60 kDa chaperone family; promotes refolding of misfolded polypeptides especially under stressful conditions; forms two stacked rings of heptamers to form a barrel-shaped 14mer; ends can be capped by GroES; misfolded proteins enter the barrel where they are refolded when GroES binds); this translates as MSSKKITFGVDAREKIRKGIDTLADAVKVTLGPKGRNVIFERSFGSPVITKDGVSVAKEIELKDKLENMGAQMVREVASKTADIAGDGTTTATVLAQAIFREGNKFVTAGANPMELKRGIDKAVLAVVKHIKENAKPISDKKEIEQIATISANSDEVVGQQIAVAMERVGRDGVITVEEAKGMQDELDVVEGMQFDRGYLSPYFVTNTEKMEATFDSPFILIYEKKISSMKSLLPTLEFVAKAGRSLVIIAEDVEGEALATLVVNKLRGTINVAAVKAPGFGDRRKAMLEDIAVLTGGKLVSDDLGLKLESVTSYDLGTAKKVVITKDNCTIIEGQGLVESIKGRVLQIRAQIDNTESDYDKEKMLERLAKLAGGVAVIKVGAATETEMKEKKDRIEDALHATRAAIEEGIVAGGGVALIRAQSAVDALTLEGDEKLGAHIVRRSLEEPLRIIVSNAGFEASVVTNKVKESTGSMGFDAKKGVYVDMIAAGIIDPAKVTRSAIQYAASIAGLLLTTEATICELPEEKKEAPASHPHGGMGGMY